One Elaeis guineensis isolate ETL-2024a chromosome 10, EG11, whole genome shotgun sequence genomic window carries:
- the LOC140851971 gene encoding thermospermine synthase ACAULIS5-like — MGEDAEEVYVANGYESRPAKKGTVDECNWFEEEIDDNLKFSYALNSVLHKGASKYQDIALLDTKHFGKALVIDGKMQSTEMDEFVYHECLIHPTLLCHPNPKIVFIMGGGEGSAAREVLKHNTIQRVVMCDIDKEVVDFCRRYLTANQEAFTSDKLCLIINDAKVELEKREEKYDVIVGDLADPVEEGPCYQLYTKSFYEQVLKPKLHHHGIFVTQAGPAGVLTHKEVFSSIHNTLKHVFKYVLAYTAHVPSFADTWGWVMASDQPFTFNAQQIDERIHERITGELLYLNGEFLVSATTMNKTVYESLLNETHVYTEENARFIHGHGRACCS; from the exons ATGGGAGAAGATGCGGAGGAAGTCTATGTTGCCAATGGCTACGAAAGCCGTCCAGCCAAGAAGGGTACTGTAGATGAATGCAACTGGTTCGAGGAAGAGATTGATGATAATCTCAAATTCTCTTATGCTTTAAATAG CGTGCTACATAAAGGGGCCAGCAAGTACCAAGACATAGCTCTTCTTGACACAAAGCATTTTGGAAAG GCCTTGGTGATCGATGGGAAGATGCAGAGCACCGAGATGGATGAATTTGTTTACCATGAATGTTTGATCCATCCAACCCTTCTCTGCCATCCCAA TCCAAAAATAGTATTCATAATGGGAGGTGGAGAGGGATCCGCTGCAAGAGAAGTCCTCAAGCATAACACCATCCAGAGGGTGGTCATGTGTGACATCGACAAG GAGGTTGTGGACTTCTGTCGGAGGTATCTGACTGCTAACCAGGAAGCCTTTACTAGTGACAAGCTTTGCCTCATCATCAACGATGCCAA GGTGGAGctggaaaagagagaggagaaatatGATGTTATAGTGGGAGATTTGGCTGACCCTGTGGAAGAAGGACCATGTTATCAGCTCTACACTAAATCATTCTATGAACAAGTGCTCAAGCCCAAGCTCCATCATCATGGAATCTTTGTCACCCAA GCTGGACCAGCTGGAGTTCTTACCCATAAGGAGGTCTTTTCATCTATACACAACACCCTAAAGCATGTTTTTAAAT ATGTGCTTGCATACACAGCTCATGTGCCATCCTTTGCAGATACATGGGGATGGGTTATG gcatctgatcaaccatttaCTTTTAATGCTCAACAAATTGATGAGAGGATCCATGAGAGAATTACTGGAGAGCTACTCTACTTGAACGGCGAGTTCCTTGTATCTGCCACCACAATGAACAAGACCGTTTACGAATC ATTGTTGAATGAAACACATGTATACACAGAGGAGAATGCAAGATTTATCCATGGGCATGGGAGGGCATGTTGTTCTTAA